CGCCAGTCAAAAAATCGCCATAATCCATTATTTATATATGGACCTTCTGGTTTGGGAAAAACGCATTTAATGCATTCGGTAGCAGATCGTTATGTAAAAAATAATAAGAGTTTTTATTATTTTACTTCTGAGAATTTTATTAACCAATTGGTTTATTCTTTAAGAAATAATAAAATAGAAGATTTTAAAAAGAAAATTAAAAAAGTAGATTTATTAATTGTTGATGATATTCATGTATTAGCTGGTAAAACTAAAAGTAGTAATGAGTTCTTAACGTTATTTGCAGATTTCACCAGTGGGGATAAACAGCTTATTTTAGCGTCTGACCGTCACCCCTCGCAAATGACTGAATTTGATGAGCGCTTTCGCTCACGTTTTTCTTGGGGTTTAACGGTTGCCGTTGAGCCGCCTGAGATTGATACGCGTGTGCAGATTTTACAGAAAAAAGCCGCCTCTTTTGGCATGATACTTCCAAAAGAATGTGCGTTATTTATTGCGCAAAATGTTGTTTCTAATGTCAGGCGCTTAGAAGGGGCTTTAAATCAAGTATTTGCTAATGCCAACTTGACGGGAGCACCGATTACACTTGAAATGGTGCAATATGCATTAAAGGATATTGTGGCATTGCGCGTTCAAGCCATCAATATGGTTAATATTCGTAAAGTTGTCGCTGAGTATTATGATGTGACAATCAAAGACATTATGGGACGCAAACGGACGCGTAGTATTGCGCGTCCACGTCAAATCGCGATGGCGCTATCGCGTGAGCTGACCAGCAATAGCTTTCCCGATATTGGACAGTCATTTGGCGGTCGTGATCATACGACAGTGATGCATGCTTGTGATAAAGTTGCCGAACTACGTGCCGCCGATCCTGCATTTGATAAAGACTACAAATCATTATCGATGATGCTACAAGCGGGGTAGGGAAAATGGGTGCGAGTTAAAATACCATTGTGTTGTGACTTCCATGTTGCGACTGGCGAATATGGTTTATAATGGGCCAAATCTCAAATATTTATACAAGCCACCGTCAATAGGCTGTCATTAAGCTATCATTAAAAGAACAATTCAATTAAGAGTAATCCAGCATGCAATTATCGATTAATCGAGAGTCGTTACTAAAAGCCATTAATTTGATCGCCAAGGCTGCCGATAAACGCCATAACATGATTATCTTAGGCAATATTAAAGTACAGTTGTCTGAATCTGAGCTGATTTTAACGGCATCTGATTTAGAAGTGGAGCTGACCTCGACGCTGAAATTGCCTGCTGGTGCTTGTATTGAGTCAGGTGCAACGACCTTGCCTGCGATAAAGTTAAAAGACATTTGTAAGTCATTACCAGCACAAGCACAGATTAATTTAGCTACTCAAGAAAATGAGCGTTGTTTACTGACCAGTGGTAAAAGCCGTTTTACGTTAGGCACGTTGCCAAGTGAGAATTATCCAAGTTTGGGCAATCCTGAAAATATCACACCATTAATTATTAGCCGTAGCCGCCTTACAAATTTGATTCATAAAACTCAGTTTGCGATGGCGATTCAAGATGTGCGCTATTACCTAACCGGTATGCTGTTTGATGTCTCACAACAGCAGCTGACCACAGTCGCAACGGATGGTCATCGATTGGCGTTAGCTCGCAGTGTTATTGATGTGAGTGCCGATTTAAATATGCAGGCTATTTTACCGCGTAAAGCTGTCATTGAGCTTGAACGTTTGACTTCTGAGCTGGGTAAAATGCTGGGTGACCAAGATAATTCCGTGACATTAAGTTTCGGTCGCGAGTTTTTGCAAGTCAGTTTGCCTTTTGGTGACGTTGATAGCACTGGTCAAGTCAGTCAAGACTTGATGGTGACGTTCACGGCGCGTCTTATTGATGGGAAATTTCCAGATTATCGTCGAGTAATGCCAAGTAATACGGATAAATTGGCGTTATTTAATAAAGAAAAAATGACTGACGTCCTGCGCCGTGTGGCGATTTTGAGTAATGAGAAGTCTCGCGGTGTGGTATTTAACTTTGCCAGTGATGGGATGGTAGAAGTACGCGCTAATAATGCTGAGCAAGATGAAGCCATTGAGATGATTCAGGCTAAGTATCAAGGCGAGCCGATGGAATTGTCTTTTAATTCTGCCTACTTGCAGGATGTGCTAGGTGTTATTCAAGGTGATGTACAAATGCACATGAGCCAATCTAATGCCTCAGTACTGGTCAATCAGCTCAATGACGACCTGCATCAATATGTGATTATGCCGATGCGTATTTAGTTAAACCTATTGTCTAGTATCAATTAATTGTGACTGCCTATCTTTTGATAGGCTTAGTTTTATGACCTTTTGCTGAGCTGTAATCATAACTTATCGTTGTGGGTATTGGCTTAGACAACGCTAGGCAACATAAATAGGCAGTTCTAAGTATTATGATTGAACGTCTGCAAATCTCGCATTTGCGTAATCTTACCCAAGTTACTATGCAAACTGCCGCCTGTAATGTCATTATCGGTGTTAATGGCAGCGGTAAGACCTCATTGCTAGAAGCAATATTTTTACTATCCCGTGGTAAAAGCTTTCGCCATAGTCAGCCCAAACGCTATGTCCAGCATCATCAGTCAGCAGCAATAGTTCACGCCAAGCTTACTGACGGCAGTACATTGGCCATTCAAAAGCAGGTCGATGCCACGACGATGCTCAGGCTAAACCAAACCACAGTTTATAATCAAAGTATTCTGACAGAACAGCTGCCGACGTTATTGATAGACCCATCGACGATGGATATGTTAGAACAAGGCAGTGCCAGTCGTCGCCAATTGTTAGATTGGCTAGTGTTTCACATGAAACCTGGTTTTCACGCGCAGTGGCTCGCCTATCAACGCTTATTAAAGCAGCGCAACAGCTTACTGAAACAAACCAAGCATCTAACCAGCGTTCAGCGTGCTGAAATAAAAGCTTGGGATAAAGGTTTAGCCAGTCATGCCGCCCTGATTCATCATTACCGCGCGCAAGTATTTGCCGCATGGCAGCCCTATTTTGCACAAACTATTTCGAAACTATTGCCTACCTATGTGCAGCAATTAAGCTTGAGTTATAACGCAGGTTACGATACCAGTATGCCTCTTGATGAACAGTTAAACGAACGCTTAACGCAAGATTTACAATTAGGCTATACGCGCAATGGCAGTCACCGCGCTGACATTCATGTGCATTGGCATTCGGACGCTTCAGCAAAAAACGAGGTCAATATTGAGTTTGCATCTGACCCCGTTATTAAGCTTCCTATCATCAAAGAACAGGCAGCAAATGTTTTGTCTCGCGGTGAAAAAAAGCTGCTAATCACGGCACTGCGGTTATCACAATTGCCTTTATTGCTTAACCGCTCCGAGATGACAAATGCTGCACCAACAGTAAATTTGGTAACGACCACGCCTGTCGTTTTGCTCGACGATATTACGGCTGAGCTTGATGATAGGGCGATAGATATCTTATTATCAACCTTAGCGCAACTACCTTGTCAGGTATTTATGACCAGTTTGACGTCGGATATTTTGCCGCTCGTTGCTAAGTATTGGTCAACTGCAAATGTGTTTCATGTGAAACAAGGTATCTTAACGGCTTATCCGTAATGACCTATTAAGCACCCATTTATACCTTTCTTCTTATACTTATGACGGCTACTTTTACGGCAAAGTCTTGCTCAAAACCTATTTATTTCTATGCTTCCACTTCCTTTTTCCTCGTGCTAAAACGCTTATTTTTATCTTAACGCTATCTTTATACTATGACGCGTTTTTGTGTCCTTATCTGCAGGGCTAGTTTTCGCAAACCTACTGCTAAACAGTGACTTATAAGCAAAAAAATGCTAAAATAAGGCTTTATTTTCGTCCTATTTTCAGTAAGTTATCTATTGGCTTTATATTATTTATTATCGATATAAATAATTCTCTAAGTGGTTGATAACACGCTGTTTTATTAATTATCTTGCGCTTTGGTAGTGGTGATAAAAAACCTCAAGGCGCTGACGATGTTAATAACAACGTGACTTTCATGGTCTATAAATCCCCACGAGCTTCTAATGAAAGATTTTTATTCTAAACGAGTAAAATCTAAGATAACGTCATGAGGTGTCACCGTCGTGGTGCGCTCGTCATAAACCGCTGATATGGCTTGATTAAGGAATACCAATGAGTGATTCATTTACCGATAACGAGCAACTGATGTCAGATACTAGTGTTCAGCCCAGCGTCTCTGAGGTAACTGCTGACGTGGTTACTGAAAGCAATCCGTCCGATTATAGCTCCAAAGATATCCGCGTGTTGCGCGGTCTTGAGGCAGTGCGCGTGCGTCCTGGGATGTATATCGGTGATACCGATGATGGTACGGGTCTGCATCATATGGTCTTTGAGGTCGTCGATAACTCCATCGATGAGGCACTTGCCAATCACTGTGACCAGATTGATATCGTTATTCATGAAGATGAGTCGGTCAGTGTCATGGATAATGGTCGTGGTATTCCGGTTGATATCCATCCAGAAGAAGGCGTATCAGCGGCACAGGTCATTATGACGGTACTGCACGCGGGCGGTAAGTTCGATGACAACAGTTATAAAGTGTCGGGCGGTCTACATGGCGTTGGCATCTCTGTCGTCAATGCGTTGTCTAAAAAGTTAGAAATGAACATCTGGCGCGAAGGCTTTCATTATCAGCAGACTTATAGTGATGGCGTGCCTGATGGCGATATTCAGCCCATGGAAGAAACCAATAGAACGGGTACGCAAATCCGTTTTTACCCCAGCACAGATGTGTTTACGGGCACTGTTTTTGAATATGATATTTTAGCCAAGCGTTTACGTGAGCTGTCATTCCTAAACTCAGGCGTGCGCATTGTGTTAACCGATGAGCGTATTGATAAGCGTCATGAGTTTGAACATAAAGGTGGTTTATCGGAGTTTGTCAGCTATATTAATGCCGGTAAAGACAGCGTTAATGACGTCTTTCATTTTACTAGTGAGCAATCCGATGGTATCAGTGTTGAAGTGGCGCTACAGTGGACGGATACGTATAACGAAAAAGTGCTTTGTTTCACCAATAATATTCCACAGCGTGATGGCGGTACGCATTTATCAGGTTTCCGCTCCGCATTAACGCGTTGTTTGAACAGTTATATGGATCGCGAAAACCTCTTTAAAAAAGAGAAAGTCGTTGCAACCGGTGATGATGCGCGTGAAGGCTTAACGGCTATCGTTTCTGTTAAAGTGCCTGATCCTAAATTCTCCAGTCAAACCAAAGATAAACTCGTCTCAAGCGAAGTAAAATCCGCTGTTGAATCGGCAATGCATGATAAGTTTAATGATTATTTGCAAGAGAATCCAAGTGCGAGTAAGGCTATCGCTGGTAAGATTATTGATGCGGCGCGTGCCCGTGATGCAGCGCGTAAAGCTCGTGAGATGACCCGTCGTAAGACCACCTTAGATATCGCTGGGCTACCGGGTAAATTGGCGGATTGCCAAGAAAAAGATCCGGCATTATCAGAGCTATATATCGTGGAAGGAGACTCTGCGGGCGGATCAGCCAAGCAAGGTCGTAGCCGTAAAACGCAAGCAATTTTACCGCTAAAAGGTAAAATTCTCAACGTTGAGCGTGCGCGTTTCGACAAGATGTTATCTTCACAAGAAGTCGGTAATCTAATTACTGCGCTTGGTTGTGGTATTGGTCCTGATGAATATAATCCTGATAAAGTTCGTTATCATAAAATTATCATCATGACCGATGCGGACGTTGATGGATCGCATATTCGTACTTTGCTATTAACCTTTTTCTTCCGTCAAACGCCGGAATTGATTGAGCGTGGTTATATTTATATTGCTCAGCCACCACTTTATAAAGTTAAAAAAGGTCGTCAAGAGCTGTATTTAAAAGATGATGAAGCGTTAAAAGCCTACTTATTGTCATCAACGATTGATAATACCAAGCTCCATGTCAGTGCGGATGCACCGGCTATTACCGGTCAGGCATTAGAGACGTTATTAAACGATTATAACCAAACGCAACTGATTAAAGCACGTCTGCAAATTCGTTATCCGGCGGTGTTATTAGATGGCTTAACCCATACGCCAAAGCTGACGACAGATATGACTTACGATAAAGACGCGATGGAAGCATGGAAAGCCACGCTACAGACTCAGCTTGAGCACTTTGGTAGTGACTTAAACCCTGAGATTGAGCTGGTCAATATCCATGCCCCGCAACCAAAGAATATGGATGCGGCGGCGGCTGATTTATTAGGTATGAAGCCTGTTGTTGAAGTGGAAGCTGGCGATACTTCTGATGCTGAAGCAGCACCCGTAAAAGCTCAATGGTTGCCACGTATTACCGTTTATGTGCATCAATTGGCGCATCATTATCTGCTTGATGCCAGCTTTATCAATTCAGGTGAGTACTCGCGTCTGCTGCGTCTATCGGCAGAATGGAATACCTTGCTTGAGGACAGTGCCTTTATTCGCCGTGACAGCAATACGGCTACCAATAAAGACATTCCTGTCCGTGACTTTGATTATCTGTGGCAACAAATGATGATTGATGCGCGTCGTGGTTTGGCTATTCAGCGCTATAAAGGGCTGGGCGAGATGAATGCCGATCAGCTTTGGGATACCACCATGGATCCTGAAAACCGTCGTATGCTACGAGTCACCATTGAAGATGCGATTGCTGCTGACCATATGTTCACCTGCCTCATGGGCGACCATGTCGAGCCGCGCCGTATCTTTATCGAAGAAAATGCGCTCACGGTTTCTAACTTAGACATCTAATTTAGCTATCTGATTTTAAACGATAAGCATGATTTAAAAATAAAAAACCACCGCTTTGATTATCTAAGCGGTGGTTTTTTAATGAGGATAATAAAAATTTTGTTTCACGTGAAACTTAAAGAATTAATCAATAGAGATATAAATAAGGCTTACTCGTCGTCAGTATTAAAACGCCATGCCAAAATACGGGTATTCTTTTGACCTTGGCTCATCTCAATAATGCGCATTTGCGCCACATCGAGTTGCTGTAATAATAACTGCAATGGTTTGACGTTTTCAGATTTTGATACCAAAGTGGTAAACCAACCCACGTGTTCAGCAAATTTTTGACTCTCTTTTGCCATTTTGGTGATAAAAGCAATCTCGCCACCTTCACTCCACAGCTCTTGATGCTGACCACCAAAGTTTAGATTCTGTGCGGCATTGCCAGACTTGGTTGAGCTGCGGCTGATTTGTTCGTTCTCATTCTTACCGCGATGACGTTGCAAATTGTGCTGCTTACGGCTATTGGCTTCCATCGCTTCTTCTAATGAGGCATGAAATGGAGGGTTACAGACCACCACATCAAAGTAATCTTGGCGACCAATGATATTAGCAAAAATACGCTTAGGCTCAGGTTGTAATTTTACTTTAACCGCGCTTTTTAACTTGGGATTGGTTTCACAAATAAGCGCTGCGGTGTTGACCGATATCGGATCAATGTCTGAAGCCGTAAAGCGCCAACCATAACTTTGACTACCGACAATGGGATAAATCGCGCTGGCACCGGTGCCAATATCAAGGGCGTGGATTTCTTTGCCAGTCGGTGGCGTATTGTCTTTATTAACATGCGTGGTTTGCGCGAGTAGGTCAGCAATATAATGAATATAATCGGCACGACCCGGAATCGGCGGACATAGATAGCCTTCCGGAATATCCCAAAATTTAACACCATAATAATGAGCCAGTAACGCCTGATTAAGTACGCGCACAGCTGCACTGTCTGAGAAATTAATCGTCGGCTCGCCATTAGGATTGGTAATCGTATGTTTGGCAAGCTCAGGCAAAGCGCGGGTCAACACGGCAAAGTCATAGCGACCTTGGTGCGGATTGCGCGGATGCAGCTGCCCTAACTTTTTAGCAGTCTCAGGCGAGCGATTGCGGTGATTATTGGCGGTCGGGCGACGGTTCATAGGCTTACTTGTCATGGTTTCAGGCTGCGATATGTGGATATAACCGGTAAGTGTAGCAGATTTCACGCACGACTATTTAGATATCATTCGGTCAAAAAATAGAATGCTCAGGGCAGTGAAGTCTCTTGCGTTAGGTAACCCAGCTGTCTATATTAAAAAGTTGTGACGCTATTTAAAAGACGCTGTGTAAAAGACAATAGCGACTTATAAAATAACAACCAACAAGGATAAAATTATGACCACTGCCATAGATCGCATCACCTATGAGACTCAAGATAGTATTTGTCTGATAGGGCTCAATCGCGCTGATAAACGCAATGCTTTTGACAGCCTTATGATTGCTCAATTGTCTGACGCGCTCACCCGTTATGAAAATGACACGCATCTACGTTGTGCGTTAATTTTCGCCCATGGTGAGCATTTCACTGCTGGATTAGACCTCATGGAGCTACAGGATAAATGGGATAAAGGCGCATTTGAATTTGATGAAACCCAAATCGACCCGTGGGGCATTGGTGGTAAGTTACGTACTAAACCTGTCGTCGTTGCGGTACAAGGGACGTGTTTCACCGCTGGCATTGAGCTGATGTTAAATGCTGATGTGGTGATTGCGAGCGATAACTGCAACTTTGCGCAAATGGAAGTACAGCGCGGTATCATGCCGTTTGGTGGCGCGACCGTGCGCTTTGTCCAAGCAGCTGGCTGGCAAAAAGCCATGCCGTATCTATTAACAGGCAAAAACTTCGATGCGCAAACGGCAGATAGATTAAATTTAGTTAGTGAAGTCGTGCCAAATGGGGAAGAATACGAGCGCGCGCTAACTATCGCCAAAGAAATTTGCACGGCAGCTCCGCTTGGGGTCCAAGCGTTACTGTCTTCAGCACAAGATGCCAGTCGCAATGGTACAAGTGCAGCCTTAGCCAATATTCATAGCTATTTGCCACCGCTATTTTATTCAGAAGATGCAAAAGAGGGTGCAATGGCGATGGTTGAGAGAAGGGAGGCTGAGTTTGTGGGGCGTTAGAATAAATAAAGCAAAAGTTGATTAATAACAATCACTCTGACATCATGATTGCTTTGATATTTTTTGAAGAGATTGAATGTGAAAGTTATAAAAAAGTTAAAGCTGAAAAACTTTAAGAGATTCGAGGATTTTGAAGTTGACTTTACGCCAAACATAAACTTAATAATTGGAGATAATGAAGCTGGTAAAAGTACGATATTAACAGCATTGGAGCTTGTGATAAGTGGTAGTGCTGCTCGTGTCGAAAGTATAGGGTTAGAAAACATCTTCTCAATGTCAGTAATTAAAAGCTTTCTTTCTAGCACAAAAGAAACTGATAAATTACCTACTATTCACGTAGAAATATATTTAGAGGAACAAAATGACCCTAATCTTTATGGCAACTATAATTTAGACAAAAAGGATAGCGACGGACTTCAATTAATTTGCAAACCAAATGAAAGTCTATTAGGAGAGATTAGTTCTATACTGAGCCAATCTGGTGATAATTTCCCATTTGAACTTTATGATATTAGCTTTAGCACCTTTGCTGGAATTGCGTTCTCTGGCTATAGTAAATACTTTAGATATATAGCTATTGATAGCACACAGATTAACAACGAGTATGCTACTAGAAGATATATATCCAATCTTTATGAATCACTATTAAACCCAGTCGATCGAAGTATTCTTGCTAATGAATATAGGCAACAAAAAGTTAGCTTTAAGGATAACAGCTTACATAGAGTTAACAGTAGTTTAAGTGATTATGAATTTTCAATACGTTCAAATCCACGTTCAAATTTAGATACTGACTTGACTATTGTGGAAGGTGATATACCTATTGAACATAAAGGTAAAGGAAAGCAGTGCTTTGTAAAAACAGAGTTTGCTTTAAGTCAGCCCCAAGGAAAATCAGTAAACACAATTTTATTAGAAGAGCCAGAGAACCATTTAAGTCACATTAGCATGAAAAAGCTGATTAATCGGATATCGGAATCTTCAGTCAATCAAATCTTTATTGCAACTCATAGTAGTCTGGTAAGTACACGACTAGATTTAAGGAAATCCATATTATTAAATAGTAATAGTACATCTCCTGTGACCTTAAAAGATATTCCAGAAGATACTGCTAAGTTTTTTATGAAAGCACCAAATAATAATATTTTGGAATTTATTTTATCTAAGAAAGTAATACTTGTAGAAGGTGATGCTGAGTTTATTCTATTAGAAGCTTTCTATGAAAAGTGCAGTCAATCCACAACAGATATTGATGATGTTCATATCTTATCAGTAGGAGGTACAAGTTTTAAAAGATACTTAGACTTAGCTGAGAAACTAGGCATCAAAACTGCTGTTATTAGAGATAATGATGGAGATTATAATAAAAACTGTCTAGAAAGATACAATGATTATTTATCTAGCACTATAAACGTATTTTATGATTCTGATAACGAAAATACAACTTTCGAAATATGTCTCTATAAAAAAAATATAGACCTTTGTGATCAACTGTTTTATTCATCTAGAAGGACACTACCTATTTTAGACTATATGCTCAAAAATAAGGCAGATAGTGCTTTTAAATTACTTGATGAAAAAGCAGAGGAAATCAACGTTCCAGATTATATTGAGAAGGCAATAGAATGGATAAGAGGGTAGTTCTTGCGGTTGCAGGTTCCGGTAAAACAACATCAATTATCAACTCTCTTCAAATTGATAGCAGAGCGTTAATAATAACTTATACTGTGAATAATGTTGAAAATATAAAGAATAGGATTATAAGGAAGTTTGGGTTAATTCCAAACGGAATAAAAATATATGGGTATTTTTCTTTTCTTTATACATTTTGCTATAAGCCTATACTTCATGTTGAGTTGAACTCCAAAGGGTTGGTATGGCAAAAACCTCCACTTAGAACTAAGAACACCGACAGAAATCACTATTTTACGAGAAATAATTACATCTATGCTAATAGGCTTTCGAAATTAATCATTAACTATTCGTTAGCTAAAACGATAAATAGAATAGAAAAGTATTTTGACTATTTATATGTTGATGAAATTCAAGATTTTGGAGGTAATGACTTTAATTTTTTAGTTGAGTTAGGGAAAGCTAAACTAAACCAACTACTTGTTGGTGATTTTTATCAACATACCTTTGATACAAGTAGAGATGGTAATACAAATGCAAAGCTACATGAGGATTATGTCAAATATACAGGAAGGTTAAGAAAATCTGGACATGTAATTGACATGTCAACTTTATCTGCTAGCCATCGTTGTAGCCAAACTGTGTGCTTATTTATAAGTGATAAACTAAAGATAAGTATAAATTCGCATCGTAGTGATTCAACTCTAATAGAGTTTACCAACTGCGAAAAAGATGCTTTAAGATTATTCAGGGATGATGAAGTAGTAAAGTTATTTTATCAATCAAGTAATAAATATAGTTGTTATGGCGATAACTGGGGTGCTGTTAAAGGTCTAGATGATTTCTCAGATGTTTGTGTGGTTTTGAACAACACTACTTTGAAGCATTATTTAGATGGTACACTCCACACATTACCTTCGAAAACACTTAATAAACTTTATGTCGCTTGTAGTAGAACAAAGAATAACCTGTATTTTATACCTGAAAAAAATGTTAGAAAGCTTAAAGATTTTCAGTAACCTATTGCTCACTTGGTGATTGTTTTAGGGGTTTTTATATTTTACTGTCTCTTGCTAAGGTAAGGTTTTTTAGCCATGACAATAGCGGCTATTCTTGTCTAACCACTGAGGTTGCGGGGAATTGGCTAGAGGTGGTCGCTCGAATGTTGGAACGACTCTAGCTTTATTCACTGCCTCACTGAGCAGGCAAGATAATAGCGAATTGCAGGATTAGCTACTAAATCTTAATCTCTAATAACATCAGCTAAATTACCTATCTAATCACCCTATAACACCTCCACGCAACCGCTATAAAGCCACTGGCAATCGCCGCATTCATACTATACTTTAACCTATCATTTTGCTTGATTACTCTAACCTTTCAACCTCATTCAATTCCCATTTATAATAAGCCAACGCCACCCTTTAAGAGAGCACCTATGCCATACAACTTTGATGAAATAATCGACAGACGTCATACTGGATCGCTTAAATGGCATTATACCGACGATACCATTGCGCTTTGGGTGGCGGATATGGATTTTAGAGCGGCACAGCCCATCTTTAACACGATTGAACGCGTGCTGCATCATGGCGTATTAGGATATACCAAACCCACTGAGGCGCTATACGAGGCAGTTATTAATTGGCATGGTAGTCGTTATAATTTGTGGCTTGATCAGCACAATATCTTGTTTTCCCCCGGTGTCGTACCAAGTTTGGCGCTAATGATGCGAGTATGGACTGAAGTGGGTGATGCGATATTGGTCAATGATCCTATCTATACGCCTTTTATGTCGAAGGTTCGAGATAATGGTCGACGGCTTATTCTCTCGCCATTAAAAGAGTTTGAAGGTAAGTATCATCTAGATTTGGCGGATATCGAAGCCAAAATAATTGAGCATGATGTAAAGATTTTTCTATTCTGTAATCCGCACAATCCGGGTGGGCGCGTGTGGGCGGCTGATGAGCTTAAGGCGCTGCTTGAGGTTTGTAAAAAGCACGATGTAGCGATTGTCAGTGATGAGATTCATCAAGACTTAACCTTGAGTGGTCATACCTTTACCCCTTTTTTAACGCTAGCAGACGGCTATGAGCACAAGATGGTGAGCATCACTGCAATGACCAAAACCTTTAATGTGGCAGGTCTTAAATGCTCAATGATTTTTGCTAAAGATAAAGCCTTGATTAAAAAAATTAGCCAACAGCAGCACTTAAATGACGAGCATGATCTTAATTTATTTGCTTATGAAGTGATTCGTAGTGCTTATGAAAACGGTGGCGAGTGGTTGGCGCAGGCGTTAGCTTATATCGAAGCCAATATTGACTTAACGTTACGCTTTTTAGAGGAGCATCTGCCCGAAATTAAGGTCATGCGTCCAGAAGCGTCGTATTTAATATGGCTGGATTGCTCAGCGTATGGGCAAGACGATCAAATGCTTTATGACGCACTTAGAGACGCTAAAGTGGAGCTAAGTGCCGGTGTTCAATACGGTAATGAGGGGCATCTTAAAATGCGCCTAAATGTGGCGTGTCCGCAAGCGCTGCTGATAGAAGGGCTAAAGCGTATGCACTTAGCTTTGAGTAATATTAAATCCTAAAAACTGTTATCTAAGTGACTTGCGCTGGTTACTCTAGATTTTTTATAACCGCTTATTAAGGGTTAAATTTCTATCCTATTTAACGTTACGCCAAATAACTGATAATAATTCCGCATCTAATAACCATCGCCCTGCCTAAACTTGTTAAAATAGCGCACCAATTTATTTATTGATGGACACTTTGTTTATGACCACTGCAGCTGCCACTCCCGCAATCAAAGAAGATCGCATTTTAATTCTCGATTTTGGCTCGCAGTATAGCCAGCTTATCGCCCGCCGTGTACGTGATTCAGGCGTATTCTGTGAGATGTTCCCTTATGATATCGACACTCAGCGTATTACTGATTTTGGCGCAAAAGGCATCATCTTATCTGGTGGTCCTGAGAGCGTCCATGCGGATAACAGCCCACGCATTAACGATGCCGTATTTGACTTAGGCGTACCAGTATTAGGTATTTGCTACGGTATGCAAGCCATGGCAGAGCGTTTTGGTGGCAAAGTTCACGCCAGTGATATCCATGAATTTGGCGCTGCAACCATTAATATCGATGGGAAATCGGCACTAACTGACGGCATTGAAGACGCAGCGGGCAAACTGAATGTTTGGATGAGTCATGGCGATAAAGTAGTCGATGCGCCACAAGGCTTCGATATTGTTGCCAGTACGCCAAGCTGCCCGATTGCCATCATGGCAGACGATTCGCGCCACTATTATGGTCTACAGTTCCATCCTGAAGTGACGCATACCGCA
This genomic window from Psychrobacter urativorans contains:
- a CDS encoding ATP-dependent nuclease encodes the protein MKVIKKLKLKNFKRFEDFEVDFTPNINLIIGDNEAGKSTILTALELVISGSAARVESIGLENIFSMSVIKSFLSSTKETDKLPTIHVEIYLEEQNDPNLYGNYNLDKKDSDGLQLICKPNESLLGEISSILSQSGDNFPFELYDISFSTFAGIAFSGYSKYFRYIAIDSTQINNEYATRRYISNLYESLLNPVDRSILANEYRQQKVSFKDNSLHRVNSSLSDYEFSIRSNPRSNLDTDLTIVEGDIPIEHKGKGKQCFVKTEFALSQPQGKSVNTILLEEPENHLSHISMKKLINRISESSVNQIFIATHSSLVSTRLDLRKSILLNSNSTSPVTLKDIPEDTAKFFMKAPNNNILEFILSKKVILVEGDAEFILLEAFYEKCSQSTTDIDDVHILSVGGTSFKRYLDLAEKLGIKTAVIRDNDGDYNKNCLERYNDYLSSTINVFYDSDNENTTFEICLYKKNIDLCDQLFYSSRRTLPILDYMLKNKADSAFKLLDEKAEEINVPDYIEKAIEWIRG
- a CDS encoding DNA helicase UvrD, which codes for MDKRVVLAVAGSGKTTSIINSLQIDSRALIITYTVNNVENIKNRIIRKFGLIPNGIKIYGYFSFLYTFCYKPILHVELNSKGLVWQKPPLRTKNTDRNHYFTRNNYIYANRLSKLIINYSLAKTINRIEKYFDYLYVDEIQDFGGNDFNFLVELGKAKLNQLLVGDFYQHTFDTSRDGNTNAKLHEDYVKYTGRLRKSGHVIDMSTLSASHRCSQTVCLFISDKLKISINSHRSDSTLIEFTNCEKDALRLFRDDEVVKLFYQSSNKYSCYGDNWGAVKGLDDFSDVCVVLNNTTLKHYLDGTLHTLPSKTLNKLYVACSRTKNNLYFIPEKNVRKLKDFQ
- a CDS encoding MalY/PatB family protein is translated as MPYNFDEIIDRRHTGSLKWHYTDDTIALWVADMDFRAAQPIFNTIERVLHHGVLGYTKPTEALYEAVINWHGSRYNLWLDQHNILFSPGVVPSLALMMRVWTEVGDAILVNDPIYTPFMSKVRDNGRRLILSPLKEFEGKYHLDLADIEAKIIEHDVKIFLFCNPHNPGGRVWAADELKALLEVCKKHDVAIVSDEIHQDLTLSGHTFTPFLTLADGYEHKMVSITAMTKTFNVAGLKCSMIFAKDKALIKKISQQQHLNDEHDLNLFAYEVIRSAYENGGEWLAQALAYIEANIDLTLRFLEEHLPEIKVMRPEASYLIWLDCSAYGQDDQMLYDALRDAKVELSAGVQYGNEGHLKMRLNVACPQALLIEGLKRMHLALSNIKS